One window of Caldisericum exile AZM16c01 genomic DNA carries:
- a CDS encoding GNAT family N-acetyltransferase → MYEIFIRKAQNSDFQDFYNLVYFASGNVLDSIFQGLTKDVLKALYKNEKNLYSFKHTIFIEVNGKIAGLLVGYDFRESKLESISTFFNIIHVTKGNRFAILKNLFKAYTKIGKALRDEYYISNVAIYPEFRGSGLGTKPMLHAEQTASKRNLKYLSLDVECKNETAVNLYKKLGYKITEKKTLNLGKVFHFYRMVKEIN, encoded by the coding sequence ATGTATGAAATCTTCATAAGAAAAGCACAAAATTCTGATTTTCAAGATTTTTATAATCTTGTATATTTTGCTTCGGGTAATGTCCTTGATTCTATATTTCAAGGGCTCACGAAAGATGTTTTAAAAGCGCTTTACAAAAACGAGAAAAATCTCTATAGTTTCAAACACACAATATTTATAGAAGTAAATGGGAAAATTGCAGGACTCCTTGTGGGGTATGACTTTCGAGAATCAAAATTAGAATCGATTAGCACATTCTTTAACATTATTCATGTTACAAAAGGAAATAGATTTGCAATCCTCAAAAACCTCTTTAAGGCATACACAAAAATAGGAAAGGCGCTAAGGGATGAATATTACATATCAAATGTTGCTATATACCCAGAGTTTAGAGGAAGTGGGCTTGGCACAAAACCCATGCTTCATGCAGAGCAAACTGCATCCAAAAGAAATTTAAAATATCTGTCGCTTGATGTTGAATGCAAAAATGAAACGGCAGTAAATCTTTATAAGAAATTGGGGTACAAAATCACAGAGAAAAAAACACTCAATCTTGGAAAAGTTTTCCACTTCTACAGAATGGTAAAAGAGATTAATTAA
- a CDS encoding stalk domain-containing protein, with protein MKTIAVTVVLVILGSFFYFPLNVTTAKNLSLFESDVQISSMPVKLGEKVINYSDLILTSQSSSNTPGFIRTLGSSQGGEYGTSIILDSDDDMIVAGAYGGPNSIGTNDIDIFVARVGLDKRVKWGAVFGGTEYEKSVKIIKASDGNYILLGNTRSFGKGLTDILVMKISSSGYIMWAKAFGTNSDDTASSIAETSDGGFVIAGTYGEGSAKLFLVIKLTSNGSLSWAKTYKNSNINISHSIKQTSDGGYIVLGKQYSTTLDEGTLLIKINSSGTLTWAKVYFQGNKLIGKSLDITSDGGFIIAGESRSTVNDSMSSLLFKVKSDGSLLWAEKLLSSYGNGINSISKNVDGSFITAGYTDVNNGDCLVIKFSSNGIIEWSKRIGGRVFDSAYDVKRTDSGEFVMVGETNSFGFDITDILLARFMYDGIIYHNIGGGSIVFPEPYFSNYSASLSRLSVSVSDVTPNTETKSLSITVTTPELKKNFTNLAIAPALVNIFFYDNVNTSPYKTRYILFNHSFDSDMPQNPTREGYTFTGWNTKSDGSGASFTDSTVVISEDLKVYAQWKMNTYTITASASSGGSITPSGSVVVNHGDSKTFTIQPNLGFKIKEVKVDGSSVGAVSTYTFTNITGNHTIEAVFEAIAFTITASSGTGGSITPSGSVVVNHGDSKTFTIQPNLGFKIKEVKVDGSSVGAVSTYTFTNITGNHTIEAVFEKVEDKIVMILQIGNARFTVNGVAKTLDSPPIIKNSRTLLPIRAVVESLGGTIDWNGTERKVTISFKGKNIELWIGKAIAMVDGVSTQIDPDNKNVVPEIINSRTMLPLRFVAESLGCVVQWDGTTKTITITYPKP; from the coding sequence ATGAAAACAATTGCTGTTACCGTAGTTTTAGTAATCCTTGGCTCTTTTTTTTATTTCCCCTTGAATGTTACAACTGCAAAAAATCTATCACTCTTTGAGTCGGATGTGCAAATCTCGTCAATGCCTGTAAAATTGGGAGAGAAGGTCATAAATTATTCCGACCTTATATTGACTTCGCAATCTTCTTCGAATACGCCTGGTTTTATAAGAACATTAGGAAGTTCACAAGGAGGCGAATATGGAACATCGATCATACTTGATTCTGATGATGATATGATTGTTGCAGGAGCCTACGGGGGCCCGAATTCGATTGGCACTAATGATATTGACATTTTTGTTGCAAGAGTTGGCTTAGATAAGAGGGTAAAGTGGGGGGCTGTCTTTGGTGGAACTGAATACGAGAAAAGCGTTAAGATTATAAAAGCATCAGATGGAAACTACATTTTGTTAGGTAATACAAGATCTTTTGGGAAAGGATTAACTGACATTTTAGTTATGAAAATCTCTTCATCAGGTTATATTATGTGGGCAAAAGCATTTGGAACTAATTCTGACGATACGGCATCTTCAATAGCAGAAACTTCTGATGGTGGTTTTGTTATTGCTGGGACTTACGGAGAGGGTAGTGCAAAATTATTCTTAGTTATAAAACTTACATCGAATGGTAGTCTTTCTTGGGCAAAAACTTATAAGAATTCAAATATTAATATATCACATTCAATAAAACAAACCTCAGATGGAGGATACATAGTTTTAGGAAAGCAGTATTCAACGACTCTTGATGAGGGAACATTACTCATAAAGATAAACTCATCAGGCACTTTAACATGGGCGAAAGTATACTTCCAAGGAAACAAACTAATTGGTAAGTCATTAGACATAACTTCAGACGGAGGTTTTATCATTGCAGGGGAATCCCGTTCAACAGTAAACGATTCCATGTCTTCGCTTTTATTCAAAGTTAAAAGTGATGGCTCACTTCTATGGGCTGAAAAACTGCTGAGTTCTTATGGAAACGGAATAAATTCAATATCTAAAAACGTAGACGGGAGTTTTATTACGGCGGGATATACAGATGTAAATAATGGTGATTGTTTGGTTATAAAATTTTCGTCAAATGGTATCATTGAATGGTCAAAAAGAATTGGTGGTAGAGTTTTCGACAGTGCATATGACGTTAAACGAACAGATAGTGGAGAATTTGTGATGGTTGGAGAAACAAACTCTTTTGGCTTTGATATCACAGATATATTATTAGCACGTTTTATGTATGATGGGATAATTTATCACAACATTGGCGGTGGCAGTATAGTTTTCCCTGAACCCTATTTTAGCAATTATTCTGCTTCTTTATCCCGTCTTTCTGTAAGTGTTTCCGATGTCACACCAAATACAGAAACAAAATCTCTTTCAATAACTGTTACAACTCCTGAACTTAAAAAGAACTTCACAAACTTAGCAATTGCTCCTGCGCTCGTTAATATATTCTTCTACGATAATGTTAATACTTCGCCATATAAAACGCGTTACATTCTCTTTAACCATAGTTTCGACTCCGATATGCCACAAAATCCAACACGTGAGGGATATACTTTTACAGGTTGGAATACAAAAAGTGATGGAAGTGGAGCATCTTTTACGGATAGCACAGTTGTAATTTCGGAAGATCTTAAAGTTTATGCACAATGGAAAATGAATACATATACTATTACTGCCTCTGCATCAAGTGGTGGTTCTATAACTCCCTCAGGAAGTGTTGTAGTAAATCATGGAGATTCAAAGACATTCACAATTCAACCCAATTTAGGATTTAAGATAAAGGAAGTAAAAGTTGATGGATCTTCTGTTGGAGCAGTTTCAACATATACATTCACGAACATAACAGGTAATCACACAATAGAGGCAGTATTTGAGGCGATAGCATTCACTATAACGGCATCTTCAGGCACTGGTGGTTCTATAACTCCCTCAGGAAGTGTTGTAGTAAATCATGGAGATTCAAAGACATTCACAATTCAACCCAATTTAGGATTTAAGATAAAGGAAGTAAAAGTTGATGGGTCCTCTGTTGGAGCAGTTTCAACATATACATTCACGAACATAACAGGTAATCATACAATAGAGGCAGTATTTGAGAAGGTAGAGGATAAGATAGTTATGATTCTTCAGATTGGAAATGCACGCTTTACTGTTAATGGTGTAGCGAAAACTCTTGACTCACCGCCTATCATTAAAAATTCAAGGACTTTACTTCCCATAAGAGCAGTAGTTGAATCCTTAGGTGGAACAATTGATTGGAATGGAACAGAAAGGAAAGTAACAATTTCTTTCAAAGGAAAAAATATTGAACTGTGGATTGGAAAGGCAATTGCTATGGTAGACGGAGTATCTACTCAGATTGATCCTGATAATAAAAACGTTGTGCCTGAGATAATCAATTCAAGGACAATGCTTCCTCTAAGGTTTGTTGCTGAATCCCTTGGCTGTGTTGTGCAGTGGGACGGCACAACAAAGACAATTACAATAACTTACCCAAAGCCGTAA
- a CDS encoding carboxypeptidase regulatory-like domain-containing protein codes for MFAFGCSGGTTSQNQTKTYSLTVQVVDAGDNSPIEGVKVSIDGQSGTTDNSGKVEIKNLSSGTYTIKASKEGYSDNSLEVSITDSSKTVSISLSKQTLTKLTDLSKAKSYYYTLKVKEVSGKLQTNIEIYVDDFGNKEKLISYNPDGKVDMEIYVVGDKGLIKMGGGNNMSVDKDTAKGYIENIASIGQSFVSSFKDEYDNFVITPSGTLTVKVSKGTQNGYSTDSVEYTVNISGAQYTFAGWVINSGEYKGFLTRLLIENKTPNLKSDEIKTIEINVKDFGKSFDITL; via the coding sequence TTGTTTGCCTTCGGGTGTAGCGGAGGGACAACTTCGCAAAATCAAACAAAGACATATAGTCTCACTGTGCAGGTAGTGGATGCAGGCGATAACTCACCAATTGAAGGTGTAAAAGTCTCGATAGATGGACAAAGTGGCACTACTGATAATTCTGGTAAAGTTGAGATTAAAAATCTATCAAGTGGAACTTACACCATAAAAGCGTCCAAAGAGGGCTATTCTGATAATTCACTGGAAGTTTCAATTACTGACTCATCAAAAACTGTTTCTATAAGTTTAAGTAAACAAACTCTTACGAAACTAACGGATCTATCAAAGGCAAAGAGTTATTACTATACATTAAAGGTGAAGGAAGTAAGCGGCAAATTACAAACTAACATTGAAATTTACGTAGATGACTTTGGTAATAAGGAAAAATTGATTTCATACAATCCTGATGGTAAAGTAGATATGGAAATTTATGTTGTAGGTGATAAAGGCTTGATAAAGATGGGAGGTGGCAATAATATGAGCGTTGATAAGGATACGGCAAAGGGATACATTGAGAATATCGCAAGTATTGGACAGAGTTTTGTTTCATCATTTAAAGATGAATATGACAACTTTGTTATAACTCCAAGTGGCACATTGACCGTGAAGGTTTCAAAGGGAACTCAAAATGGATATTCTACAGATTCGGTTGAGTATACAGTTAACATAAGTGGCGCTCAATATACCTTTGCTGGATGGGTTATAAATAGCGGTGAATACAAAGGATTTCTCACACGACTTCTTATTGAAAATAAAACGCCAAATTTAAAAAGTGATGAGATAAAAACGATAGAAATAAACGTAAAAGATTTCGGAAAATCGTTTGATATAACACTTTAA
- a CDS encoding cation diffusion facilitator family transporter, whose amino-acid sequence MDERTHTGLRAVKIAMAVNTFLAVLKVLLGFIANSIALIGDGLDTTIDVVKNVIVYKGTQIASRPPDFDHPYGHGRAETISSSIIGVSVALAGAFVMYEAIIRFGKTEALDTLMMIGASISIAGKIFLSAYMNIVGKRISNQALIANAKDYFGDILSSISVLLGAILIRFTGKSYFDSIASFFVAIIIIYMGFDILKPAISEIMEETDESVAKEVENIISSFESVCNPHQIRVRKLGSYYVVDLHLEFPEDMCVGEAHSIATEIEDTIKKSIKGITEVIIHIEPCNKN is encoded by the coding sequence GTGGACGAACGAACTCATACAGGGTTGCGTGCTGTAAAGATTGCAATGGCAGTAAATACATTCCTTGCAGTATTAAAGGTTCTTTTAGGTTTTATTGCAAATTCTATTGCGCTTATAGGCGATGGTCTTGATACAACTATTGATGTTGTAAAAAATGTTATTGTGTATAAGGGCACGCAAATTGCTTCACGTCCTCCAGATTTTGACCACCCTTATGGCCATGGAAGAGCGGAAACCATTTCATCAAGTATAATCGGTGTTTCTGTTGCTCTTGCAGGCGCATTTGTTATGTATGAAGCAATTATAAGATTTGGTAAAACTGAGGCACTTGATACCCTTATGATGATTGGTGCTTCAATCAGTATTGCAGGAAAAATATTTTTGTCTGCATATATGAACATTGTTGGAAAAAGAATTTCCAACCAAGCACTTATTGCGAATGCAAAAGATTACTTTGGTGATATTCTTTCATCTATTTCGGTTCTCCTTGGTGCAATTCTTATAAGATTTACAGGAAAGAGTTATTTTGATAGCATTGCATCATTTTTTGTTGCGATAATCATCATTTATATGGGGTTTGATATTTTAAAACCTGCTATTTCTGAAATAATGGAAGAAACCGACGAAAGCGTTGCAAAAGAAGTTGAAAACATTATTTCAAGCTTTGAAAGTGTCTGTAATCCACATCAAATAAGAGTAAGAAAACTTGGGTCATATTATGTTGTTGATCTTCACCTTGAATTTCCAGAAGATATGTGCGTAGGCGAAGCGCATTCAATTGCAACTGAAATTGAAGATACTATTAAAAAGAGTATAAAAGGTATAACTGAAGTAATCATTCATATTGAACCATGTAATAAAAATTGA
- a CDS encoding aldehyde ferredoxin oxidoreductase family protein yields the protein MLGGYMGKIARVNLSTGVVEIEPINEELAKKFIGARGYAAKIIFDEVPRHADPLGPENKLIFATGPLTLTTAPTGGRYDVVTKSPLNNVIAASNSGGFFGPELKKAGFDMLIVEGKSNKPVYLWVHDGNVEIRDASHLWGKDTYETTDMLLEEVGDKTAKVACIGPAGEKLSMQACVINDKARAAGRTGVGAVMGSKMLKAVVAKGNLRAPIADNEAFKEALRVAMDKIKTNGVTSQGLPTYGTMVLNHIIDEHGLYPTNNFQKGTFEYVDEVSGEKLKDTYLIRNKACFACPIGCGRVVRIPEIEEEVEGPEYETSWAFSADCGVKDLKAVITANHLCNKLGLDTIATGATIAALMELYEKGYVPKEHIGDLPEPKFGNASAIVEYTKAIGLRIGIGDKLAKGSYEFASEYGHPELSMSVRKQELPAYDPRGAQGHALEYATSNRGGCHVRGYMISPEILGVPEKLDPFATDGKAQWVKTFQDLTAVIDSEGLCLFTSFALGLSDYTAMLKAATGFDYTEDEVMKAGERIWNLERLWNIDLGVGPEEDKLPERFIKEPLPDGASKGQVVRLDLTLPDYYKVRGWDEKGYPKEEKLRELGLK from the coding sequence ATGTTAGGTGGCTACATGGGGAAGATTGCAAGAGTAAACCTCTCAACAGGAGTTGTAGAGATCGAGCCTATTAACGAGGAACTTGCAAAAAAATTTATCGGTGCAAGGGGTTATGCTGCAAAAATCATCTTTGATGAAGTTCCGAGGCATGCTGATCCACTTGGTCCTGAAAATAAACTGATTTTTGCAACAGGTCCACTTACACTTACCACAGCGCCAACGGGTGGGCGTTATGATGTTGTTACAAAATCACCATTGAATAATGTTATTGCTGCATCAAACTCTGGCGGATTTTTTGGTCCTGAGTTAAAGAAGGCTGGCTTTGATATGCTTATTGTGGAAGGAAAGTCTAACAAGCCTGTGTATCTTTGGGTTCATGATGGAAATGTGGAAATTAGAGATGCATCACACCTCTGGGGTAAGGATACCTATGAGACAACCGATATGCTTCTTGAAGAGGTTGGTGATAAAACGGCAAAGGTTGCTTGCATTGGGCCTGCAGGCGAAAAACTTTCAATGCAAGCATGTGTTATTAACGATAAGGCAAGGGCTGCAGGTAGGACTGGCGTTGGAGCAGTAATGGGTTCAAAAATGTTAAAGGCAGTTGTTGCAAAAGGAAATCTTAGGGCTCCAATTGCAGATAATGAAGCGTTCAAAGAAGCGTTGCGTGTTGCAATGGACAAGATAAAGACAAATGGTGTAACTTCACAGGGGCTTCCGACATATGGAACAATGGTTCTAAACCACATTATTGATGAACATGGATTGTACCCAACGAACAACTTCCAAAAAGGCACATTTGAATATGTTGACGAGGTCTCAGGAGAGAAATTGAAGGACACATATCTTATAAGAAACAAGGCTTGTTTTGCATGTCCAATAGGTTGTGGGCGTGTTGTAAGAATTCCCGAAATCGAAGAAGAAGTTGAAGGGCCTGAATATGAAACAAGTTGGGCATTCAGCGCAGATTGTGGTGTGAAAGATCTCAAAGCGGTTATTACTGCAAACCACCTTTGCAATAAACTTGGCCTTGATACAATTGCTACAGGTGCAACAATTGCTGCCCTAATGGAACTTTATGAAAAAGGATATGTGCCTAAGGAACATATTGGTGATCTCCCAGAACCAAAGTTTGGTAATGCAAGTGCTATTGTCGAATACACAAAGGCAATTGGATTAAGAATAGGCATTGGTGATAAACTTGCAAAAGGCTCTTATGAGTTTGCATCAGAATATGGGCATCCAGAACTTTCAATGAGTGTAAGGAAGCAAGAACTTCCAGCATATGATCCAAGAGGCGCTCAAGGACATGCTCTTGAATATGCTACCTCCAACCGTGGTGGTTGCCATGTGAGAGGTTATATGATTTCGCCAGAAATCCTTGGCGTACCCGAGAAACTTGACCCATTTGCAACAGATGGTAAAGCGCAATGGGTTAAGACGTTCCAAGATCTTACAGCAGTAATTGACTCTGAGGGATTATGCCTGTTTACTTCGTTTGCTTTGGGATTATCTGACTATACAGCAATGCTTAAAGCGGCAACAGGATTTGACTATACAGAGGATGAAGTTATGAAAGCAGGTGAAAGAATATGGAACCTTGAAAGACTGTGGAATATCGATCTCGGTGTTGGACCAGAAGAAGATAAACTTCCTGAAAGATTCATTAAAGAGCCACTTCCAGATGGTGCTTCAAAAGGACAAGTTGTTAGACTTGACCTAACATTGCCCGATTATTACAAAGTTCGTGGTTGGGACGAAAAGGGATACCCAAAAGAAGAGAAACTAAGAGAACTTGGACTAAAATAG